In Leptolyngbyaceae cyanobacterium, a genomic segment contains:
- a CDS encoding circadian clock KaiB family protein has translation MPSEANDDDVSASFEQALANQDKHQYRLRLYIAGTTPRSMLAIQSLKSLCETYLQGRYELEVIDIYQASEQIKSDNIVAIPTLIKQLPLPLRRVIGDLSNTEKVLLGLDILPK, from the coding sequence ATGCCCTCAGAAGCAAATGATGATGATGTGAGTGCAAGTTTTGAGCAAGCCCTCGCCAATCAAGACAAGCATCAGTATCGGCTGCGCTTATATATTGCGGGCACTACTCCCCGTTCAATGCTAGCGATCCAAAGTCTTAAATCCCTCTGCGAAACCTATTTGCAAGGCCGGTATGAGTTAGAGGTGATTGATATTTACCAGGCTTCTGAACAAATAAAATCTGATAATATTGTTGCCATTCCGACTTTAATTAAGCAACTACCTCTCCCTCTACGACGGGTAATTGGAGATTTATCAAATACTGAAAAAGTTCTGCTTGGCTTAGATATTTTGCCTAAATAA
- a CDS encoding circadian clock KaiB family protein: MNQDNEVNVSDAKQWQLRLYVAGQTPKSVAAFANLKKLCEEHLHNQYQIEVIDLLQNPHLAKQDQILAIPTLVRKLPRPIRQIIGDLSNQDKVLLGLDITPIKS, translated from the coding sequence ATGAATCAAGATAATGAAGTTAATGTATCGGATGCGAAGCAGTGGCAACTGCGGCTTTATGTTGCTGGACAAACACCAAAATCTGTAGCTGCGTTCGCCAACCTCAAGAAGCTATGTGAAGAGCATCTACACAATCAATACCAAATTGAAGTAATTGATTTACTCCAAAATCCACATTTGGCGAAGCAAGACCAAATCCTAGCGATTCCAACCTTGGTCAGAAAATTGCCGCGTCCGATTCGGCAGATTATTGGGGATTTATCTAACCAGGACAAAGTTCTGCTGGGGCTTGATATCACACCCATTAAGTCATAA
- a CDS encoding PAS domain S-box protein, producing MENTQKSREELLAEIESLRERLAMSEETLQAIQKGEVDALVISTQEGERIFTLQSADHSYRLIVEKMQQGAAIVSTKGLILYCNKSFANLLKQPIEKLIGSQFSRLIYLPHLSIFERLVEQAEKNELSSAELFLTTYDSGEIPVYLSVNHQNLGDASINCIVITDLTEQKLQEKIIASERLARLILEEAGEAILVCNHSGQIIGASHVANRLWGENLQHQSFDKLSPLYWVPDRSSPTSQQELNDQTNSQFTHCQLAFSITSVLRGKSYQGSEVQLQRQDGQVFNLVLNARPLTDLDNHFRGCVVILTDITRRKHAELAMQQREEILQLFFKYVPTGIAMFDRQMRYLIASQRWIEEYNLESIESLLGQSHYDIFPDIPERWKQIHQRCLAGATERCEADCFEREDGSIHWIRWEVRPWYLLNQEIGGIILFAEDITKRRQTEASLQESQLQLQHQLAEIEAIYQSAPIGLNILDSNLRFVRINQRLAEINGLPIEAHLGRTVREVLPEMADSAEKLLRSILETGEPVLNVEISGETPAQPGIQRTWLESFLPLKDGDRIIGISTVCEEITNRKKAEEELRRAKEELEIRVAERTEKLKKVNDRLQEELFKRGRIEKQLRHSEARYRAIVEDQTEMIVRFAPDSTIRFVNQAYCRYFGIEENEIIGKSYNPVIYEADQEKVAELVQSMSIENPTVIIENRVIDGRGEVRWTQWVNRMLFDQGGNLLEVQAVGRDITQLKQIEQALRESKERLLLALEASGDGIWDWNLVTNEIYYSPQYLQMLGYEPDELPHTVETWEQLVHPDDMCWVKELLAQYLQNKAVCYQFDYRLQTKSGEWKWIADYGKVVARDEKGNPLRMIGTHQDINDRKIMEAALRHSEEQRRLALDLSHLGFWDLHIPSGNLTWNDNHFKLLGLPASSTAPNYQDWRNCIHPEDVEYSEENFLNSIKNHIDYGSEYRVVHPDGSVHWLMARGRAIYDEDNQPLRSLGVILDISERKEMEASLQESDRRWRSLLDNVQLVVIGLNINGNVEYANPFFLELTGYLLEEVIGQDWFDSFLTPGQKISTKLVFREVLEHNFHTHYQNPIVTKLGEERMIAWSNTILQDTSGQVIGTISIGEDITERYKVERMKAEFISVVSHELRTPLTSMQAALSLLSEKIIDPASEEGEATIQIATEGTDRLVRLVNDILDLERLESGKIRLEKHLCKVNDLVDTAIAQMQEMANQAELSLTANSCDFQIEADPDRLIQVLTNLFSNAIKFSPRYSVIQLSVNLMQLKETQSFLLFTVRDQGRGIPVNSLESIFERFHQVDASDSRDKGGTGLGLAICRSIVRQHGGEIWAESRMGEGSTFYFTIPMVREEN from the coding sequence ATGGAAAATACTCAAAAATCGAGAGAGGAGTTACTAGCGGAAATTGAAAGCTTGCGTGAACGTTTGGCCATGAGCGAAGAAACCCTGCAAGCAATCCAGAAGGGAGAAGTCGATGCCCTTGTTATTTCTACACAAGAAGGTGAACGAATTTTTACCCTCCAAAGTGCTGACCATTCCTATCGGCTGATTGTGGAGAAAATGCAACAGGGAGCAGCTATTGTCTCTACTAAAGGACTTATTTTATATTGTAATAAAAGTTTTGCCAATTTATTAAAACAGCCTATAGAAAAGTTGATCGGCTCTCAGTTTAGTCGATTAATTTATCTTCCACACCTTTCCATTTTTGAGAGATTAGTTGAACAAGCAGAAAAAAATGAACTGAGTTCTGCCGAATTGTTTCTGACGACCTACGATAGCGGGGAGATTCCTGTTTACCTATCAGTGAATCATCAAAATTTGGGTGATGCTTCGATTAACTGTATTGTTATTACAGATTTAACTGAGCAAAAGCTTCAGGAAAAAATAATTGCATCAGAGCGATTGGCGCGTTTAATTTTAGAGGAGGCCGGTGAAGCGATTTTAGTGTGCAACCACAGCGGTCAAATTATTGGGGCTAGCCATGTTGCTAATCGACTCTGGGGTGAAAATCTTCAGCATCAATCTTTTGATAAACTTTCCCCCCTTTATTGGGTTCCCGACCGTTCCTCCCCAACAAGCCAGCAAGAGTTAAATGATCAGACAAATTCACAGTTTACTCATTGTCAACTTGCCTTTTCTATTACTTCGGTATTACGAGGAAAAAGCTACCAAGGCTCTGAAGTTCAGTTGCAAAGACAGGACGGACAGGTTTTTAATTTGGTCTTAAATGCGCGTCCTTTGACAGATTTAGATAACCATTTTCGAGGATGTGTGGTGATTTTAACCGATATCACCCGCCGTAAACACGCAGAACTTGCGATGCAACAACGAGAAGAAATCCTACAGTTATTTTTTAAATATGTACCCACCGGCATTGCCATGTTTGATCGCCAAATGCGGTATCTAATCGCAAGTCAGCGGTGGATTGAGGAATACAATTTAGAATCGATTGAGTCATTGCTTGGGCAATCGCATTACGATATTTTTCCAGATATTCCCGAACGATGGAAGCAAATTCATCAACGCTGTCTAGCCGGTGCGACTGAGCGATGCGAAGCAGATTGTTTTGAGCGAGAAGATGGTAGCATCCATTGGATTCGGTGGGAAGTACGTCCTTGGTATCTATTGAATCAGGAGATTGGCGGCATTATTTTGTTTGCTGAAGATATTACCAAGCGTAGACAGACAGAAGCATCCCTACAGGAAAGCCAACTTCAGCTTCAGCACCAATTAGCAGAAATTGAAGCGATTTATCAATCAGCGCCGATTGGATTGAATATTTTAGATAGCAATCTTCGCTTTGTTAGAATTAATCAGCGTTTGGCTGAAATTAATGGACTCCCCATAGAAGCACATTTAGGCCGGACAGTACGCGAGGTACTTCCTGAAATGGCAGACAGTGCCGAAAAACTGTTGCGTTCCATTTTAGAAACCGGTGAGCCGGTTTTAAATGTGGAAATTAGCGGAGAAACTCCGGCGCAACCAGGCATCCAACGAACTTGGCTAGAGAGCTTTTTGCCATTAAAAGATGGTGATCGCATTATCGGCATCAGTACAGTTTGTGAAGAAATTACTAACCGTAAAAAAGCTGAAGAAGAATTGAGACGTGCCAAGGAAGAATTAGAAATCCGCGTTGCCGAACGAACTGAAAAACTTAAAAAAGTTAATGATCGTCTTCAAGAAGAACTTTTTAAACGAGGGCGAATTGAAAAACAACTGCGCCACAGTGAAGCTCGCTATCGGGCAATTGTAGAAGACCAAACAGAAATGATTGTCCGCTTTGCACCAGACAGCACAATTAGATTTGTCAACCAAGCGTATTGCCGATACTTTGGCATCGAAGAAAATGAAATTATTGGCAAAAGCTACAACCCAGTGATTTACGAAGCAGACCAGGAAAAAGTGGCTGAATTAGTTCAATCGATGAGTATTGAGAATCCGACCGTCATTATTGAGAATCGGGTGATTGATGGTCGCGGAGAAGTCCGCTGGACTCAGTGGGTGAACCGAATGCTATTCGATCAAGGGGGTAATTTGTTGGAAGTTCAGGCCGTTGGAAGGGATATTACGCAGTTAAAACAAATTGAACAGGCATTGCGCGAGAGCAAAGAGCGTTTGCTACTGGCACTGGAAGCATCGGGTGACGGTATCTGGGACTGGAATCTTGTAACAAATGAGATTTATTATAGTCCTCAATATTTGCAGATGTTGGGCTATGAACCGGATGAGTTGCCTCATACCGTTGAGACTTGGGAACAGTTGGTTCACCCTGATGATATGTGCTGGGTCAAAGAACTGTTGGCACAATATCTGCAAAACAAAGCGGTTTGCTATCAGTTTGATTACCGTTTGCAAACAAAATCAGGCGAGTGGAAATGGATCGCTGATTATGGCAAAGTCGTTGCTAGGGATGAAAAGGGCAATCCATTACGGATGATTGGAACTCACCAGGATATAAACGACCGTAAAATCATGGAAGCAGCTTTACGACACAGTGAAGAACAACGCCGACTCGCTTTAGATTTGAGCCACCTTGGCTTTTGGGATTTACATATTCCTAGCGGAAATCTCACCTGGAATGACAATCACTTTAAACTCTTGGGTCTACCGGCAAGCTCAACAGCGCCCAATTATCAAGATTGGAGAAATTGCATCCATCCTGAAGATGTTGAGTACAGTGAAGAGAATTTTCTTAACTCAATCAAGAATCATATAGACTACGGCTCAGAATATCGAGTCGTTCATCCCGATGGTTCAGTGCATTGGCTTATGGCGCGAGGACGAGCAATTTATGATGAAGACAATCAGCCTTTGCGTTCTTTGGGTGTGATTTTAGATATTAGTGAACGCAAAGAAATGGAAGCCTCGCTTCAAGAATCTGATCGCAGATGGCGTTCTCTTCTCGATAATGTCCAACTGGTTGTAATTGGCTTGAATATTAATGGCAATGTTGAATATGCCAATCCTTTTTTCTTAGAACTTACTGGATATCTATTGGAAGAAGTCATCGGTCAAGACTGGTTCGATAGCTTTCTTACTCCCGGTCAAAAAATTTCTACAAAATTGGTGTTCCGAGAAGTTTTAGAACACAACTTTCATACTCATTATCAAAACCCCATTGTTACCAAATTGGGTGAGGAACGCATGATTGCCTGGAGTAATACTATTTTGCAAGATACATCAGGTCAGGTAATTGGCACTATTAGTATTGGGGAAGATATTACGGAACGCTATAAAGTGGAACGAATGAAAGCCGAATTTATCTCGGTTGTGAGCCATGAATTGCGAACTCCGCTAACCTCTATGCAAGCTGCCCTTAGTTTGCTAAGTGAAAAAATTATTGACCCAGCTTCTGAAGAGGGTGAGGCAACAATTCAGATTGCGACAGAAGGTACTGATCGTTTGGTTCGGTTGGTCAATGATATCTTAGATTTAGAGCGCTTAGAATCAGGGAAAATCCGCTTAGAAAAGCATCTTTGCAAGGTTAATGATTTGGTTGATACGGCGATAGCTCAGATGCAGGAAATGGCAAATCAAGCAGAACTTTCTCTCACAGCCAATTCTTGTGATTTTCAAATAGAGGCAGATCCGGATCGACTTATCCAAGTTCTCACCAATCTTTTTAGTAATGCGATTAAGTTTTCTCCCCGTTATTCAGTCATTCAGTTATCAGTTAATTTAATGCAACTTAAGGAGACACAATCTTTTCTTTTATTCACTGTCCGCGATCAGGGGCGGGGGATTCCTGTTAATAGTTTGGAGAGTATTTTTGAGCGCTTTCACCAGGTCGATGCGTCTGATTCTCGTGATAAGGGGGGCACCGGCCTAGGACTTGCCATCTGTCGCAGTATTGTGCGCCAACATGGAGGAGAAATTTGGGCAGAAAGTAGGATGGGCGAGGGCAGCACGTTTTACTTCACAATACCAATGGTGAGGGAAGAAAATTGA
- a CDS encoding response regulator produces MLKRILIVDDEPGIRKITQISLKAIAGWEVLVAASGQEGLEIAQIEQPDAILLDVMMPGMDGIATFQHLQANSVTQGIPVILLTAKAQISEQQEFVKLPVVGIITKPFKAPDLVKQMRSLLSWNE; encoded by the coding sequence ATGTTAAAGCGTATTCTGATTGTGGACGATGAACCAGGCATTCGCAAAATTACCCAAATCTCTCTAAAAGCGATTGCCGGTTGGGAGGTACTGGTGGCTGCATCTGGTCAGGAAGGACTGGAGATCGCTCAGATTGAACAACCAGATGCGATTCTTCTGGATGTGATGATGCCTGGAATGGATGGGATTGCGACTTTTCAACATCTCCAAGCCAACTCGGTCACACAGGGGATTCCGGTAATTTTGTTGACGGCCAAAGCCCAAATTTCTGAGCAACAAGAGTTTGTTAAGCTGCCGGTTGTGGGAATTATTACTAAGCCCTTTAAAGCCCCAGATTTAGTAAAGCAGATGCGTTCTCTCCTCAGTTGGAACGAATAA